A single genomic interval of Alteromonas sp. CI.11.F.A3 harbors:
- a CDS encoding alpha/beta hydrolase: MSKTDISFHFAHANGFPAGSYNALFSSLPEHFHRIHVDRFGHDPQLPVNANWRNQVNELIKHVKAENTDSRGVYAVGHSFGAVISYMAACEEPSLFRGLIMLDPPLVMGPMSYFFRFAKKTPLINKLTPAKLAETRNTQWPSHTDMEAYFQGKALFRNMDKRCIRDYVKHVTHTKGELTSLTFKAEVEASLFRNVPHNLGKYKGKLKCPALLVTAKDGAVCRPTMYERLIQHNAIDHTEFKGGHMFPLEHPEAVAELISTTISKWNS, from the coding sequence TTGTCGAAAACCGATATTAGTTTTCACTTTGCCCATGCAAATGGATTTCCTGCTGGTAGTTATAATGCGCTTTTTTCTTCATTACCCGAGCACTTTCACCGTATTCATGTGGACAGGTTTGGTCACGATCCTCAGTTACCCGTAAATGCTAACTGGCGCAATCAAGTTAATGAGCTTATAAAACACGTAAAAGCCGAAAACACAGACAGTAGAGGCGTTTATGCGGTAGGGCATTCCTTCGGTGCGGTAATTTCTTACATGGCAGCCTGCGAAGAACCTAGTTTGTTCCGTGGGCTTATTATGCTTGACCCTCCGTTAGTGATGGGGCCTATGAGCTACTTTTTTCGGTTCGCGAAAAAGACACCGTTAATCAATAAACTAACGCCAGCGAAGTTAGCTGAAACGCGAAATACTCAATGGCCATCTCATACTGATATGGAAGCGTATTTTCAAGGAAAGGCGCTGTTTCGTAATATGGATAAACGATGTATTCGTGATTATGTTAAGCATGTAACACACACTAAAGGTGAGCTGACATCTTTAACATTTAAGGCCGAGGTAGAAGCGTCGTTATTTCGCAATGTGCCGCATAATCTAGGTAAATATAAAGGCAAGTTGAAGTGCCCAGCATTGCTGGTAACCGCTAAAGATGGCGCGGTGTGCAGACCGACTATGTACGAAAGATTAATTCAGCATAACGCTATTGATCATACTGAATTTAAAGGTGGGCATATGTTCCCTCTAGAACATCCTGAAGCAGTGGCTGAACTCATTTCAACCACTATTTCAAAATGGAATAGCTAG